GAGAAGCGAACATGCAACAGTTACTCTTTTGAGATGATATTCGCTTTTATTTAAACACATCGAAATCGAAAAAATGTGGTGGGACTTTAGTGGAGTGTTGAGGCGGGTTCTGCTTGCTTGTGATGCCAAGCCACAACGTCTTTGTAAGGTAGATTTCCCCCAAAAATGTCCAAGGCACTTCCTACCGTCACATCCACACGTCCCTTTCCAGCTTCTCTGATCCTCTCTACATCATCCATCACCGTCACACCTCCCGCATACGTTACTGGAATCTGTCAAGGGCCAAAAATTACATCTGAGATCCAGAATCTAACGCTAAAAAAGATAGTACAATTTTGCAATCAAGTATAATAACCAGTCTATCTCTCTCTCTCTTACGGAAGCATGACCACCACATTTTCTGGTTATATACCAGTTTAATAAAACATTTAAAGCATCACAAGTTTGCTGATAAACATTTAAAAATCCAAGTGATATCACTTTGACGGGATCCACCACATTATAGAGCCTAAACCGATTACTCTACAAAGAAAATTGTGTGAGTGTTACTAACCGGAGAATAGTTGCCAAGCAATGCTACAAGCTCTTCATCAATCCCTAGCCTTTTGGGAGAGAACATGTATTAGGAGGATCAGTACATAATCTAACTTCAACTCAAAACGAATCCACTCTAAGACACTGAAAGCAAAAAGCTTACTTCTTTCCTTCAACATCAACACCATGCACCAGAAACTCATCTGCAAACCCTCCAAGAAACTCCATTGATTTCTCATCCACCAAGACATCGCTGAACTTCTGCCATCTATCAGTAACGATTGCGTATCTTCCATCCTGCGCAGAATAGATATTTTAATGACAAGATACTTAACAAAAATGATCCAACTGAAGAAAAAAAACAGGTCAGAGAATCACCTTCTTTCTGCAGCTAAGGTCTAATATCAATCTTTCCTTCCCAACAATCTTCACAAGATCTTTCAGTCTTTCAAGATCAAGCTTCCCATTGTTAAACACATACTGAAAACAATCAACACAAAACATGACTACTACTACTAACCAATGTTCTAAAAATTGGTCTAAGCGTTAAATAGGACCAAAATGAAACTATTTTTTTGAACACTGCTACTAACAAAAAGACAGTATGATAACAGATTCAAAAGAGCTATACCGAAGTGACAATGACATGACTTGCTCCCTCCTCTATATAACTCAAGCAATTCTCTGAATTGATTCCACCTCCAACTTGCAAACCGCCTAGAAGTCATCGTCTTGTAATTATCATTACACACGACACAATGAATTAAATGTGACAGTAAGACCAAAAACACAATCACAGTTTTCACACCACAAAAGGGCATTAATTTACTTACCGGGATAAGCATGTAATGCTCCAAAAGCAGCAGCTTGGCTTAAAGGGTCAGCTCCAAGCATGATCACGTGCCCTCCCGTGAGCCCATCTTCTTTGTACATCTTCGCATACTCTTCCGCGGACTTGTCCGATTCGAAGTTGGTAACGAGGACTGACCCGTCTTCCTCCTTCAAGTCACTTAGAGTGGATCCAACTATTTGTTTCACTTTCCCCTTCAAAAGACACATGCAGAGAGTAAGGATTCAGCTTTCGAGCTTGAAATTCAATTCGATTTCGATACCTTGTGGATGTCGATGCAAGGTCGGAACTGAACGGCGGATATGACCTGTACTCCCGAGGGTCTGGAGAAATTGAGATGCTTTTTCGATGGAGAGATTCGCTTTTTGTTGAACAGAGAGATTCCACCATTGGAGTAGAGTTGAGAGCTGAAAGTTCTCATCTTTGGATGCTTACTGCAATCGGTTCAATTCTCGTTTTCTAGGGTTTAAAAACCGGTTTAATTCTCGGTTTGTTAGAGAGATAGTAAACCGAAGGCTTTAATTTTACAAGAGGATAGGAAAGGAAAGAGCAAAAAGCTCTTAAGTTTGATATGGCTTCTTATCTGTTCAGGGAGATGAAGGAGAAAGTCTGTGAACTGAAATTCGGTTAGCTTCAACATCTTATGTCCAAAGTTATATCTTTAACCAACGAGATTTTTGAGAAACAAAAATAAATTTGGAAAAGCAAAAAGTAAAATCCGACCTGCCGGAATCGAACCAGCGACCTAAAGATTACAGCAACTACTACAGTCTTCCGCTCTACCAACTGAGCTAAGGTCGGACACTGACGGTAATGCCTATTATATATTTATATATTATAACATTATGTTCATTCTGGGCCATTTCTCTGCGACTAAACGTTACAATTCAGTCTGGGCCCTTGACAGTATACAGAAAAATCAGTTAGTCCACAGAACTACTATTATTTTTTGCTTTGCTTACCCAAATGAACGAACTTGTTTCGAACTGTATAGCTTTTGATCACTATCAGTTACCTACACCTTATTTTCTACCAGACATTCCACGTTATATTGCTAACATATAGGCTGATAATTTATACTACTTCACGCTTACCAATCATCCGCAATATTTTTTTTTTTTTTTTTGTCATCTGATAGATTAATATTAACTTGAAACTAAGAGTACACAAAACCAACAAAGATTTGCAACCTTTTTGGAGCCAAAAGCCGGCAAGGTGATAGGCACCACCCATAAACTAGACTAAAGAAAGAAGTAAAAGTTGAGGAATAGCACGGTGGAGATACACGATAAACTGTAGGAAAAGAGAAGCTAAACCGAGCCGGAAGAAGAGATGAAAGTGAAAGCGATGCATGTCTAATTATTTGAATTTGAAATATGACCTCCACGAGCATAATCACCAGAGGGAAACGCTCCAACACCACACAAAAAACTGCTTCATCAACAAGAAGCCACAAGAGAAACATATCTTCAAACCGAGTAGCCAAAGAAATCGATGGTAGGCAATGAACTACTCAAAGACTGCACGCAATTGAGCTAATGCTCCACATCCCCTTACCAAGAAATCCGGAAAACCCGTTGGGTTCAAACCAAGGGACTGCACAACTTCCACACCCCGAAACTTCACCAACTGAAGTCAACTCAAACAAGAACAAAGGTCTAACCACGTGGACTTACCAATGATAAAAGCAATGAGAAACAGCCGCCTCAAGAAAGGCCAAGCATAACCCACTTCAAGAGCAGATATAACCACACGAGAGCCCCGGTAATGACGTCTTCCAACGGAACCACAGACCAAACAAACTCCACAAGACCAAAGACAACTGAAACTCCTCCTTCCAACAACCTTAAAGCAGAGTCCTCTACACTCTTTCAAGTTGTCTCCACATGGAAATCTCAACCTGAAACTCCACAAGAACGCCCCTCAAGCGACGACCTTGATGCAGAACCGAACTTATATCGAGAGGATTTGGACAAAGAGCTACAACAAGACACACACATCTACAAACTACCCGAGACTGAGAACTTTCGAAACGCCAAAACGAAGTCGAAAGGGCAGGAAACACACGAAAGACAGCCACTGATATACCTGAGCTCCGCCTCACAAGATCCGATGGAAGAAGTACCACCCCACATCAGAGTCGGTATAACCTGCACCGCACACCAAAAAAAACTACGGATCGAGACAAGGCAGTCCAAGCAACCTACAGGATGAAATCGAAGAAGAATCCCAAATCCAAGACTCCCATGACTCTCAAAAGCTTCATCTCAGTCAGACTAAACCAGAAAACTAGACTAAAGACCTCCTCACGGCACCGACGAAGCTCGCCGGAGACCAGAGGAGATGAGAACAAGGATCGCTTTTTTTGTCTCCTGCATGCGGCGGCTTTATCATTCGCAATACATATTACTATTTTGTAGCAATCAAAAGATTTACACAGAAATTTGAGAAATCCATGAATCTCTTTGATCGATTCATACTATCCCAATGTTATGAGGAAGAGAATGATCTGATCAAGCTAAAACTCCTTTAGTTTAAAGCAATTTACATCCGAAAGAGTATGAGTTGAGTAGAAAACCAATAAAAAAACAGGAGAGTAACTGCAGTTTTAAGGGCATCTCCATCATCGCTCCATAATTTACTTCAAAAATGAGTATGAACAAAAAAAAAAATTCTTCCATTTATAAAATAATCTTTTATTTTTGTTCATACTTTATGTCTCATTTCATTTTTGTAGTAAATTATGGAATGTACTTTTAAATTATCAACCAAGAAAGATAATAACTTGACCAATGACAATTAATGATTTACTAGATTCTTAACTAAATAAATACTATTAAGTAGCTTATTAACTAGAACTTTTTAGTTTGAATTTAAGAAATTAAAGTTTTTTTTTTTAAATAACTATCTTGGTTTATTGCATAAACTGTTATATAAATTTTAGAAGGCCCATTGGGTTCTACGGACCCAATAACAAGCGATTAACGTGACACGATGTGATTGGCTAAAGACTCCTTCGTCAACCGCCGGGATTTTAATTCAACCAGCAAAGAAAAGCCGGTGACTTCCACATTTATCCGGTGCCGGAGCTCTCCTACTCATCACTACCTTCTGAACATGTCTTCCGACGGAGACAACAACATCTCGATGGCGGTAGCGGTGGCCTCCTGCGTCGCGATGGCACTATTCTACGTTTTGATCCTTTACGCTCCCACCGTGATTCTACGCCTCCCGTCGCCTTCTTCCTTCTCTGACTTCATGATTCGCCGATTCGTTTGCGCAGCCATCTCAACCGTCGTGTCTCTCGTCTTCACAGCTTATATACTCCCGGTAAGCTTCTAGTCAAAGACTAAAACTTTGAGCTATGCACACTAGTTATAAGAATCAGTGTAAAACTAAGAGATGTTTAAGATTAAAAGACTATGCTTTGTTTGGTACTATCCCTCACTAGTTTCCAAGAATCACTGAAAAGTCTCTAACTTTGTTTGCTTGAGAAATGTTAAAAGATAAAAAGCTGGGAGGCCTCTGTTATACTTGGAGTTTTTGGCATAAGGACAGATCATCTTGTAAGTTCCATCTTTAACCATGAAAAGGTGTTTTTTTTTTTTTTTTTTNNNNNNNNNNNNNNNNNNNNNNNNNNNNNNNNNNNNNNNNNNNNNNNNNNNNNNNNNNNNNNNNNNNNNNNNNNNNNGTTTTTTTTTTTTTTTTTTTGGCTTGATACAACATATCCCATCTTAAAAGATTCTATATTTGTGAATATGGAACCAGTGGCAAGGAGTGGTGTATCCTCTTCTGTTGACCTCGCTCATTTACGCTGGATCTTTGGTCTTGAACTTGTTGTTACTCCTTGAATCATGCAAGGAAAATGGTGGAGGATGTAGTTTCTTTACTAAAGTGAGGAGCTTTGTCCAAGCAATCCCTGCTTGCATCACGACATGTGCTTCTGGTGTTTACTTTTGGCGAAATTTGGTCGTGGTAATCAACTCTTCTCCATCTCTGTATCGAAACTGCATAAAACCTTGCATAAGTTACTACTAAATCGGACGAATTCTGATATGTTTCAGCTTGTAAATTGCAGGCACCGTTAACTGAGGAGCTGGTTTTCAGGGCCTGTATGATACCTTTGCTTCTGTGTGCTGGATTTAGGATTTACTACGCTATCTTCCTCTGCCCAATTCTCTTTAGCTTAGGTTTGTTTTCTTTGCTTGCTTCTCTGTTAATGACAGGTTTACAGCTCGAGTTGAGATGAAAATTACTGGATTTTTGGTTTATTATATGTTTTATGCAGCCCATTTGAATCATTTTAGAGAAATGTACATCAGGCAGAACCGCAGCTACATCAAGGCCTCACTGATTGTTGGTACGTTTGACCATAATCATATTAACAATCTTTGTCTCAGGCGTAAACTAATCATTCCTGAGCTTGATCAGGTCTTCAGCTTGGCTACACAGTCGTTTTTGGTGCATATGCATCGTTTCTCTTCATCAGAACCGGTACATTCCACGCACTGTACATCTATTAGCCCCTTCTAATGTTGGCCTGGCCTTGACTATAATGTTCCTGCATTGTGTAATATTTTTTAAGGACATCTCGCTGCTCCTTTGTTTGCTCATATATTCTGCAATTACATGGGATTGCCTGTGCTGCTACACCCACGAGGAAAAGGTAATACAAAAGATTTCAATGTTGGGAACAAATGCAAATGCAAATGCAGAAGAATAAAAGCTAAAGATGCTTTCATGGGTTCTTCTCTTCAGGTTTGGTTAGTGCAGCTGCGTTAGCCGGTGTGGTTGGATTCGTCACACTTCTCTTTCCTTTAACAAAGCCTCTCATGTACAACGATAGAACCAACAATTGTCCGTGTTGGCTTGGCTATTGTTTGTGGCATTGATACTCTGCACTCATAGCTCTGATCTTCTTTTTTTTTCCAGTTTCCACTGATCATGTCTTATTTTGTTGTTTCTTTTAATAGATTGTGGTCCGTTATCAAGTTGCTTTTTACAGACATTGTTTATAAAAATGTTTTTTTTTTTTTTGATCTTGAAGACTGATACATATTTTCTTTTTATATATTATATATTATATTTAATCAACCCGATAAATCGGGCGATCAGATCTGGTTACAAACCCGATTTGTTTATAAAAATGTTAATGGAAATTAAAGAAGAAAATGGCTGTTTAGGTACACGTTCTATAACAAATTTTATATATTTACAGTCCAACCAATCAATTCATGGACTCACGTGATTGTTGATGACTTGATGGTACTTAACAATACTTAACCATTCATGGTATATTATTATATCATTATTGTCAATACTTTCCTTATCAGTTACATATTAAAATCTCATTTTGAATAGTATTGATAATCTTAAAATTATCATAGATTTAATCCCCAAAAAAAAAGGATTATCATAGATATTTAGTTTATAACAAAATAATACAAACAAAATATTCCAATACAAATTCCCTAGATGGCTCGGCATATGTTTCTGTTAACTGATTTTGTATATATTCAAAATCAAACAAATATGGATATATTCCAACAATCAACCAATTTCAGATATTCCCAAATCTTAAACAATTATTACATAATTTAAAGCTCCACTTAAATATATATAAATATATATATATATATATATATATATATATATCTTTATATATAAAGTACAGTTCTTTATTTCCAGGTGAGGACACGTCGGATGATAGGTCATTAAATTGTTCGCTGCGGAGACTACACGTATATCCATAGACCGAACGCAGCCCTTCTTCTTTTGTCGTTTGGGCTGTTTCTCCTTTATGTGTACGGCCCAATCAACTATAGTCTACGTTAACCCTAATATTTTTTGTCAAAAAATCGATTCATCCCTTCTCTCCCTTATTCGGCGACGATGACTGTGGAACTTCCTCAACGTCCATGAAACGGACCTCT
The DNA window shown above is from Brassica oleracea var. oleracea cultivar TO1000 chromosome C3, BOL, whole genome shotgun sequence and carries:
- the LOC106328891 gene encoding 1-(5-phosphoribosyl)-5-[(5-phosphoribosylamino)methylideneamino] imidazole-4-carboxamide isomerase, chloroplastic codes for the protein MRTFSSQLYSNGGISLFNKKRISPSKKHLNFSRPSGVQVISAVQFRPCIDIHKGKVKQIVGSTLSDLKEEDGSVLVTNFESDKSAEEYAKMYKEDGLTGGHVIMLGADPLSQAAAFGALHAYPGGLQVGGGINSENCLSYIEEGASHVIVTSYVFNNGKLDLERLKDLVKIVGKERLILDLSCRKKDGRYAIVTDRWQKFSDVLVDEKSMEFLGGFADEFLVHGVDVEGKKLGIDEELVALLGNYSPIPVTYAGGVTVMDDVERIREAGKGRVDVTVGSALDIFGGNLPYKDVVAWHHKQAEPASTLH
- the LOC106331957 gene encoding CAAX prenyl protease 2 → MSSDGDNNISMAVAVASCVAMALFYVLILYAPTVILRLPSPSSFSDFMIRRFVCAAISTVVSLVFTAYILPIKSWEASVILGVFGIRTDHLWQGVVYPLLLTSLIYAGSLVLNLLLLLESCKENGGGCSFFTKVRSFVQAIPACITTCASGVYFWRNLVVAPLTEELVFRACMIPLLLCAGFRIYYAIFLCPILFSLAHLNHFREMYIRQNRSYIKASLIVGLQLGYTVVFGAYASFLFIRTGHLAAPLFAHIFCNYMGLPVLLHPRGKGLVSAAALAGVVGFVTLLFPLTKPLMYNDRTNNCPCWLGYCLWH